A genomic window from Nosocomiicoccus massiliensis includes:
- a CDS encoding MurR/RpiR family transcriptional regulator — protein sequence MFSVLELIRRRYEHFTPVELKIADFILEHPEDVTHMTVQEISKESQTSDAAVIRFSKRLGLSGIKSLKVELAKELHSINENPLSSNVQIVSDNESTIFQKVFQNTLRVLHSNDTLVDRKILSDVTKVIAKKERVLLFGAGECLPVSLDFQSKLIELDIPVFVVNDLTTLRGRLSKFTSKDCMITISTNDNPEIMKALRLANERSVETVSITDGNSYRVERLSDYTVFFSEEVTNTNLMMTSRIGLYMILDIILIYLAKYKKHNILS from the coding sequence ATGTTTTCAGTATTAGAACTTATCCGTAGAAGGTATGAACATTTCACACCAGTTGAGTTAAAAATTGCAGATTTTATATTAGAACACCCAGAAGACGTGACTCATATGACAGTTCAAGAAATATCTAAAGAGAGTCAAACGAGTGACGCTGCGGTGATTCGATTTAGTAAAAGACTTGGCTTATCAGGTATTAAATCATTAAAAGTCGAACTCGCGAAAGAACTTCATTCTATTAATGAAAATCCTTTATCGAGTAATGTGCAAATAGTATCAGATAATGAGTCGACAATTTTCCAAAAAGTATTTCAAAATACGTTAAGGGTGTTACATAGTAATGACACACTAGTTGATAGAAAGATTCTAAGTGACGTTACAAAGGTAATTGCTAAAAAAGAACGTGTGTTACTATTTGGTGCAGGAGAATGTCTTCCAGTAAGTTTAGACTTTCAGAGTAAATTAATCGAATTAGATATACCGGTGTTTGTCGTAAACGATTTAACGACGTTACGAGGTCGTTTATCAAAATTTACGTCAAAAGATTGTATGATTACGATTAGTACGAATGACAATCCGGAAATTATGAAAGCGTTGAGGCTTGCGAATGAACGATCAGTAGAAACAGTATCGATTACAGATGGTAATTCATATCGAGTCGAGCGCTTATCAGATTATACGGTATTTTTCTCTGAAGAAGTGACGAATACGAACTTAATGATGACGAGTCGAATTGGGTTATATATGATACTCGATATTATATTAATATATCTCGCTAAATATAAAAAACATAACATTCTTTCATAA
- a CDS encoding thiol-disulfide oxidoreductase DCC family protein, with protein sequence MKKVLVYDGECQLCNRFVNFAVKMNKNNDLYVTDFNSQWIKDLTFQVNSNHVSYISKHKVYEKSDAVLHYLVDANDYFKPLLVTKLIPRKLRNSLYDYVAKNRHKYNKKCTVKSVKFYQMYLK encoded by the coding sequence ATGAAAAAAGTACTAGTTTATGATGGTGAATGTCAGTTATGTAATCGATTTGTGAATTTCGCAGTTAAGATGAATAAAAATAATGACCTATATGTGACAGATTTTAACAGTCAGTGGATAAAAGATTTAACGTTTCAAGTGAATTCAAATCACGTGTCATATATTTCAAAACATAAAGTATATGAAAAATCAGACGCAGTTCTTCATTATTTAGTGGATGCGAATGATTACTTTAAACCGTTACTCGTGACAAAACTAATTCCAAGAAAATTAAGAAATTCTTTATATGATTATGTCGCAAAAAACCGACATAAATACAATAAAAAATGCACAGTAAAATCTGTAAAATTTTATCAAATGTACTTAAAATGA
- the tatA gene encoding twin-arginine translocase TatA/TatE family subunit, translated as MSVLLFPMTIGAVAPVSLIIIAAVALLIFGPTKLPQLGRSVGTTVKEFKEGFNGLGEDEKPEEKKEEVVKIQTKQEDETIQR; from the coding sequence ATGAGCGTATTATTATTTCCTATGACAATCGGCGCTGTAGCACCGGTAAGTTTAATTATCATCGCTGCAGTTGCACTTTTAATCTTCGGACCTACGAAGTTACCACAACTTGGTCGTTCAGTCGGAACTACAGTTAAAGAATTTAAAGAAGGCTTTAACGGTTTAGGAGAAGACGAAAAACCTGAAGAGAAAAAAGAAGAAGTCGTTAAAATTCAAACGAAACAAGAAGACGAAACAATTCAAAGATAG
- a CDS encoding co-chaperone GroES, with protein sequence MLRPLENRVILDISKYTKEETTSSGIILTGDSSKEEPVYGVVVAVGPGRTLDNGEILKIDVKEGDKVVYNSFTGTEVDYEGKEYIIVPVQDILAVVE encoded by the coding sequence ATGTTACGACCTTTAGAAAATAGAGTGATTTTAGATATTAGTAAATATACAAAAGAAGAAACGACGTCCTCTGGTATTATTTTAACTGGAGATTCTTCAAAAGAAGAACCGGTCTATGGTGTAGTTGTTGCAGTAGGACCTGGACGTACGTTAGATAACGGAGAAATTTTAAAAATAGATGTTAAAGAAGGCGACAAAGTCGTTTACAACTCATTTACAGGAACAGAAGTGGATTACGAAGGTAAAGAGTACATCATCGTACCAGTACAAGATATTTTAGCAGTAGTAGAATAA
- a CDS encoding LPXTG cell wall anchor domain-containing protein produces MKLKELLLFSVLIMLLIAPVSSADEETNASDTENSATQEETKQNQTNYADNPSEAPDESTDSDNSNETEKPQEPETPETNEPGETDNEDTKNPPNNNDIIDTIDEQVKEADDNVLDAIGVEEKPGNNNPIVSDDTLVTDNSNTDTAVTSDKESNKKSTSKSSKDSEKKKTPHGAKELPDTGVNENIELLYVIEIILLSAGLMLLVRKTNKIKIKK; encoded by the coding sequence ATGAAACTAAAAGAATTATTGTTATTTTCGGTACTGATTATGTTATTAATTGCACCTGTTTCTTCTGCAGATGAAGAAACGAATGCTTCAGATACTGAAAACTCAGCAACTCAAGAAGAAACAAAACAAAATCAAACGAATTATGCGGATAACCCATCAGAAGCCCCTGATGAATCTACTGACTCTGATAATTCAAACGAAACTGAGAAACCACAAGAGCCAGAAACACCAGAAACAAATGAACCAGGTGAAACTGATAATGAAGACACTAAAAATCCGCCGAATAATAATGATATCATCGACACAATTGATGAACAGGTTAAAGAAGCGGATGATAACGTACTCGACGCGATTGGTGTAGAAGAAAAACCTGGAAATAACAACCCAATTGTTTCAGATGATACACTCGTAACGGATAACTCAAATACTGACACAGCTGTTACGTCAGATAAAGAGTCTAATAAAAAGTCGACATCTAAATCATCAAAGGATTCTGAAAAGAAGAAAACACCACATGGTGCAAAAGAGTTACCAGATACAGGTGTTAATGAGAACATTGAATTACTATACGTAATAGAAATTATTTTATTAAGTGCTGGACTCATGCTATTAGTAAGAAAAACTAATAAAATAAAAATCAAAAAATAA
- a CDS encoding redox-sensing transcriptional repressor Rex yields MLKKQKIPNATLDRLPLYFKYFKQSEDNGIDRVSSREISEALDIDSATIRRDFSYFGELGRKGYGYNVHALVKFFSEQVQGTGMKNVILIGVGNLGSALLNYNFTKIHDKIKIAVAFDIDQHIIGQTINGVEVKDICELESVVQDIQAEVAILTVPGQVGVDLSSKLEALGIKGILNFTPEKLAVSNEVTVHNIDLSVEMQALLFYMKHNN; encoded by the coding sequence TTGTTAAAGAAGCAGAAAATACCGAACGCAACATTAGATCGATTGCCTTTATACTTCAAGTATTTCAAACAAAGTGAAGACAACGGAATTGATAGAGTGTCTTCTAGAGAGATTAGCGAAGCACTTGATATAGACTCAGCAACGATTCGACGTGATTTTTCTTATTTTGGAGAGCTTGGCAGAAAAGGGTATGGATATAATGTCCATGCACTCGTTAAGTTTTTTTCAGAACAAGTCCAAGGCACAGGGATGAAGAACGTTATACTAATTGGTGTTGGTAATCTCGGAAGTGCGCTACTAAACTATAATTTTACAAAAATTCATGATAAAATAAAAATAGCGGTAGCCTTTGATATAGATCAACATATTATTGGACAAACAATAAATGGGGTTGAAGTAAAAGATATTTGCGAGTTAGAATCCGTTGTTCAAGATATTCAAGCAGAAGTGGCGATTCTAACAGTTCCTGGTCAAGTCGGAGTTGATCTATCTTCCAAACTTGAGGCCCTTGGGATTAAAGGGATATTAAACTTCACACCAGAAAAACTTGCAGTTTCAAACGAAGTTACTGTACATAATATAGATTTAAGCGTTGAAATGCAGGCGTTATTATTCTATATGAAGCATAACAATTAG
- a CDS encoding M3 family oligoendopeptidase: MVTKFKDFEYKRPDFDLFREQVDGLLSAFEKAETVEDAEVVIDQYNEKIKHIHSMITIATVRASIDTNDEFYLGERDFYDNNLPVLSSVTNDYYKALANSPFRDELEEKYGKQLFALIDNEIKGFDPKVKDLMTEINVLTSKYSILLSSAEIEYDGKKLALTEFSPYMINDDREVRKSAMYAKQNFMKEHLDEIDDIYDQLVKKRHEMAVELGFNNYTELGYVHMNRIDYNREMVENYRKQVRDYVVPYVTELRKRQKERIGVSDLKYYDLAYEFKSGNPTPKGGTKAIMENGAKMYRELSKETDEFYTFMTERELFDVEAKKGKEGGGYCTFIEDYEAPFIFSNFNGTQGDIEVLTHEAGHAFQMYSSRHFSVPEYIMPTYEACEIHSMSMEFFTYPWMELFFKEDTDKFKFSHLSGALEFLPYGVAIDEFQHVVYDNPELTPEERRAEWKKIEAVYLPDRDYEDIPAYVDGAFWHGQGHLFASPFYYIDYTLAQVCALQFFKRVMDDFVAAFGDYLTLCKLGGSLPFGELVKVANLKSPFEDGTLEEVVDFVKDYLNDIDDKSL; this comes from the coding sequence ATGGTAACAAAATTTAAAGATTTTGAGTACAAACGACCAGATTTTGATTTATTTAGAGAACAGGTCGATGGACTCTTAAGCGCATTTGAGAAAGCAGAAACAGTAGAAGATGCAGAAGTCGTTATCGATCAGTACAATGAGAAAATTAAACACATCCATTCGATGATTACGATCGCAACTGTTCGTGCATCTATCGACACGAATGATGAGTTTTATCTTGGTGAGCGTGATTTTTACGATAACAACTTGCCGGTTCTGTCTTCTGTAACAAACGATTATTATAAAGCGCTGGCAAATAGTCCGTTTCGTGACGAATTAGAAGAAAAATACGGTAAACAGTTATTTGCGTTAATCGACAATGAAATTAAAGGTTTTGACCCTAAAGTTAAAGATTTAATGACTGAAATTAACGTGTTAACATCGAAATATTCGATTTTACTTTCATCTGCTGAAATTGAATACGATGGAAAGAAGCTGGCACTCACAGAATTTTCTCCGTATATGATTAACGATGACCGTGAAGTGAGAAAGTCTGCGATGTATGCTAAACAAAATTTCATGAAAGAACATCTCGATGAAATCGATGATATTTATGATCAACTCGTCAAAAAACGTCATGAAATGGCTGTTGAGCTTGGATTTAACAACTACACAGAACTCGGATATGTTCATATGAACCGTATCGATTATAACCGTGAGATGGTAGAAAATTATCGTAAACAAGTGCGTGATTACGTCGTTCCTTACGTGACTGAATTAAGAAAGCGACAAAAAGAACGTATCGGTGTATCAGACTTAAAATATTACGACCTTGCTTATGAGTTTAAATCTGGAAACCCAACACCTAAAGGTGGCACTAAAGCAATTATGGAAAATGGTGCAAAAATGTATAGAGAATTATCTAAAGAAACGGATGAGTTCTATACATTTATGACAGAACGAGAATTATTCGATGTCGAGGCTAAAAAAGGAAAAGAAGGCGGAGGATATTGTACATTCATAGAAGATTATGAAGCGCCGTTTATCTTCTCAAACTTTAACGGGACTCAAGGTGATATCGAAGTGCTTACTCACGAAGCAGGACACGCATTCCAAATGTACTCTTCACGTCACTTCTCAGTTCCAGAATACATTATGCCAACATATGAAGCATGTGAGATTCACTCGATGAGTATGGAGTTCTTTACGTATCCATGGATGGAATTATTCTTTAAAGAAGATACAGATAAATTTAAATTCTCTCATCTTTCAGGTGCGTTAGAATTTTTACCGTACGGTGTAGCGATCGATGAATTCCAACACGTCGTATATGATAATCCTGAATTAACACCTGAAGAACGCCGCGCAGAATGGAAGAAAATTGAAGCGGTATACTTACCAGATAGAGACTATGAAGACATCCCTGCATATGTAGATGGTGCTTTTTGGCATGGTCAAGGTCACTTATTTGCGTCTCCATTTTATTATATTGACTACACGCTCGCACAAGTGTGTGCACTGCAGTTCTTTAAACGTGTAATGGATGACTTTGTAGCCGCATTTGGCGACTATTTAACGCTATGTAAACTCGGTGGTTCACTACCATTTGGTGAATTAGTAAAAGTTGCCAACTTAAAATCTCCGTTTGAGGACGGAACGTTAGAAGAAGTCGTAGATTTCGTAAAAGATTATTTAAATGATATCGACGATAAAAGTCTATAG
- a CDS encoding CPBP family intramembrane glutamic endopeptidase yields MNRTIYSLFIVVMFGVIQIAGIPIQIYIALKNPGASVQEILSLYMPYQFVIYIIGLIVILVLGNIHKNKNMFELGEKSTPLMTIVWVFGGLVLAFVAQFVTATINIKLLGNPEESANTQLIMEMITAMPYMAIFVAIIGPIIEEYVFRRAIFAEIYERLPMNRVVSFLIAGLISGLIFAVAHFDFTHILVYLGMSYVFSFVYVMTNRLLVPILVHMLMNGTVVAAQVFFKDAIENLEQLQSNIILIGKVIMSII; encoded by the coding sequence ATGAATAGAACTATATATAGTTTATTTATTGTCGTGATGTTTGGGGTCATTCAAATCGCAGGTATTCCAATTCAAATTTATATCGCACTTAAAAATCCTGGTGCGAGTGTTCAGGAAATTTTAAGCTTATATATGCCCTATCAGTTTGTTATTTACATTATCGGACTTATCGTTATTTTAGTTTTAGGTAATATCCATAAAAATAAAAACATGTTTGAACTCGGTGAAAAGTCCACACCACTCATGACAATTGTTTGGGTATTCGGAGGATTAGTGTTAGCATTCGTCGCCCAATTTGTTACTGCAACAATTAATATTAAATTACTCGGAAACCCTGAAGAGAGTGCAAACACACAGCTTATTATGGAAATGATTACTGCGATGCCGTATATGGCAATCTTCGTTGCGATTATTGGCCCAATTATCGAAGAGTACGTATTTAGACGTGCGATTTTCGCAGAAATTTATGAACGACTACCGATGAACCGTGTCGTTTCGTTTTTAATCGCAGGACTGATTTCTGGATTAATATTTGCGGTCGCACACTTTGACTTTACACATATTCTCGTTTATTTAGGAATGAGTTATGTATTTAGTTTTGTATATGTGATGACAAATCGTCTACTCGTTCCAATTCTCGTTCATATGTTAATGAACGGAACGGTTGTCGCTGCACAGGTATTCTTTAAAGATGCGATAGAAAATCTCGAACAATTACAGTCTAACATTATATTAATCGGCAAAGTAATCATGTCGATCATCTAA
- a CDS encoding sucrose-6-phosphate hydrolase: MKRIEDYNSEQIETAIESSMMSKWRLNYHVQPVMGILGAPCGFFYINGLYHIFYEWEPATNEESATYLYHVTSEDLIHFNNEGIKLRPDDLYDKDNLYGGNLTLINNELTLFFTGEQQKSDGVHTYQRAGVIDTDFKIKKYPAPILREVEPGYKQYFRNPYVFTHDGEINMMIGTMNDEEFGRIIMYRGKSLEDLKFLGEVNTGYDMFGYFWESPELFTLDDAEVLMFNPRGLDKFKHHFWNIYQSGYVINDFEYGSLFVNHDDYREFDGGFDFYRPVTTLDSEGRRVLIAWMSAEESKYPTEIEGYKNALTIPRVLTVNGDRLIQTPHPHLKELRRNELKAIGYFNEHRKPLTDFYGDSYELNIDIKENNARELFFLLRKSNREETIVSYNSEEQKITLDRTFSGALISGVDGTTRSIELTRPLERLQIFMDRSSIEIFINDGEHTMTARIFPREESIGVEVMAEDGDCYVEMTHYTLKGFKEDPVISQRKKI; this comes from the coding sequence ATGAAACGAATCGAAGACTACAACTCAGAACAAATCGAAACAGCTATTGAGTCATCGATGATGAGTAAATGGCGTTTAAATTATCACGTTCAACCTGTGATGGGAATACTCGGTGCACCTTGTGGATTCTTCTACATTAATGGTCTGTACCATATCTTTTATGAATGGGAACCTGCAACTAACGAAGAAAGTGCAACGTATTTATATCACGTGACGAGTGAAGACTTAATTCATTTTAATAACGAAGGAATTAAATTACGTCCAGATGACTTATATGATAAAGACAATCTATACGGCGGGAATTTAACTTTAATCAACAATGAACTGACGCTATTTTTTACTGGTGAACAGCAAAAATCAGACGGAGTTCATACATATCAACGTGCAGGTGTTATCGATACAGATTTTAAAATCAAAAAATATCCCGCACCGATTTTAAGGGAAGTTGAACCTGGTTACAAACAATATTTTAGGAATCCATACGTATTTACACACGACGGTGAAATCAATATGATGATCGGAACAATGAACGACGAAGAGTTTGGGCGAATCATCATGTACCGTGGTAAATCACTCGAAGATTTAAAGTTTTTAGGTGAAGTCAATACAGGTTACGATATGTTTGGATATTTCTGGGAATCACCGGAGCTATTTACGTTAGATGATGCCGAAGTGTTAATGTTTAACCCGAGAGGGCTCGATAAGTTTAAACATCATTTTTGGAATATTTATCAGTCAGGATACGTCATTAATGACTTTGAATACGGCTCGTTATTTGTTAATCACGATGATTATAGAGAATTTGATGGTGGATTTGATTTTTATCGACCAGTGACGACATTGGATTCTGAAGGACGACGTGTTTTAATCGCTTGGATGTCAGCTGAAGAGAGTAAGTATCCTACGGAGATTGAAGGCTATAAAAACGCACTGACAATTCCTCGAGTGTTAACGGTGAATGGAGACAGACTCATTCAAACTCCGCATCCACATTTAAAAGAGTTAAGAAGAAACGAATTAAAAGCAATTGGATACTTTAACGAACATCGTAAACCACTCACAGATTTTTATGGGGACAGTTATGAGTTAAATATCGATATCAAAGAAAATAATGCACGTGAGTTATTCTTTTTACTGAGAAAGAGTAATCGTGAAGAAACGATTGTATCTTATAACAGTGAGGAACAAAAGATAACGCTTGATCGTACATTTAGCGGCGCACTAATTTCAGGAGTAGACGGGACAACTAGAAGTATAGAGTTAACAAGACCACTCGAACGACTACAAATATTTATGGACCGCTCATCCATTGAGATTTTTATAAATGACGGAGAGCATACGATGACGGCGAGAATTTTCCCGCGTGAAGAATCTATCGGTGTGGAAGTGATGGCAGAAGATGGTGATTGTTACGTCGAAATGACGCATTACACATTAAAAGGATTCAAAGAAGACCCTGTCATTAGTCAGCGCAAGAAGATTTAA
- the tatC gene encoding twin-arginine translocase subunit TatC, which yields MQEKKEIIEHVQELRKRVLFVTYFFVAALLIGFYFAKPLVHYLQNAPWLEMTEMHAFNVTDPLRIYLTMIVIIAFILVLPVILYQFWAFVSPGLYEKERQVTLIYIPIAFILMIIGMVFSYFIVVPYIVKFTFSLSVEMGIVTTIGINDYFGFLVRTVLPFGIIFQMPILVLFMTQLGIITPMFLKKNRKYAYFILFVLAAIIAPPDVMTHFLLTLPMILLYEISITVSKVGYRRYLKAEEQALKETLKGDE from the coding sequence ATGCAGGAAAAGAAAGAAATAATCGAGCACGTTCAAGAGTTACGTAAGCGCGTTTTATTTGTCACGTATTTCTTTGTCGCAGCGTTACTGATTGGATTTTATTTTGCAAAACCACTTGTTCATTATTTACAAAATGCACCGTGGTTAGAAATGACTGAAATGCATGCGTTTAACGTGACAGATCCGTTAAGAATTTACTTAACGATGATCGTTATTATCGCGTTTATACTAGTGCTCCCAGTAATTTTATATCAGTTTTGGGCGTTTGTTAGTCCAGGTCTATATGAAAAAGAGCGACAAGTAACACTTATATACATACCGATTGCATTCATTCTTATGATTATAGGAATGGTGTTTTCTTATTTTATCGTCGTACCGTATATCGTGAAATTTACGTTTAGTTTATCAGTTGAAATGGGGATTGTGACGACGATTGGTATTAATGATTACTTTGGCTTTTTAGTACGCACGGTACTTCCTTTTGGTATAATATTTCAAATGCCAATTCTCGTCTTATTTATGACACAGCTTGGCATTATTACGCCAATGTTTTTAAAGAAGAATAGAAAATATGCGTACTTCATCTTATTTGTCTTGGCAGCAATCATTGCGCCACCAGACGTTATGACGCATTTTTTACTAACGTTACCAATGATTTTATTATACGAAATTAGTATCACTGTATCTAAAGTAGGGTATAGACGTTATTTAAAAGCAGAAGAACAGGCGTTAAAAGAAACGTTAAAGGGGGACGAGTAG
- a CDS encoding LemA family protein produces the protein MKKLLAPIGIVLGIIIVLAILIMPKYNKFVQLDEQVNEKESQIETQLQRRGDLIPNLVETVKGYASHEKEVFQDVADARARLAGANGVNELSEANDQMTSALSRLLAVAENYPDLKANEQFTGLRDELAGAENRIAVARQDYNKSVEEYNKQTRVFPGNIIAMIFNFEKKDYFKASEGAKEVPGVDFNTNQEDNSGDE, from the coding sequence ATGAAAAAATTATTAGCACCAATCGGTATTGTACTCGGGATTATCATTGTATTGGCAATCCTTATAATGCCAAAATATAACAAGTTTGTTCAGTTAGATGAACAAGTCAATGAAAAAGAATCACAAATCGAAACGCAACTACAGCGTCGTGGAGATTTAATTCCGAACTTAGTTGAAACAGTTAAGGGCTATGCCTCACACGAAAAAGAAGTGTTTCAAGATGTTGCGGATGCACGTGCACGTTTAGCAGGTGCAAACGGAGTAAATGAGTTAAGCGAAGCAAACGATCAAATGACTAGTGCTTTATCTCGTTTATTAGCTGTTGCTGAAAATTATCCTGACTTAAAAGCGAACGAACAATTTACAGGATTACGTGATGAGCTTGCGGGCGCTGAAAACAGAATCGCAGTTGCACGTCAAGATTATAACAAATCAGTAGAAGAATATAATAAACAAACACGTGTGTTCCCAGGGAACATTATCGCTATGATTTTTAATTTTGAGAAGAAAGACTACTTTAAAGCAAGTGAAGGTGCAAAAGAAGTGCCAGGTGTAGATTTTAACACGAACCAAGAGGATAACTCTGGTGATGAGTAA
- a CDS encoding TPM domain-containing protein produces MKRIIPLLLIIILTTPIATAARVEMPKLDTSHYFVQDNAHVLDESTISELNELGSHLEKGTGVEMLLMTMDSTGQEHRQDFALRALREYGVGKKERDNGIVILFNNDNDNEFNNRGIDVQVGYEIEGYLNDAKIGKIIDDYALEAAKKGDYNTALKNLYTKLYEESLEAYGYDETTGEFTNEQPEKTSNDDSFYDFLFRTFVIVFIIVLLLYIISNNGGGGPPRGRRQPSYRRSGTPIFFPQSGNGGGFSGGSGGFGGFGGGSGGGGGAGRGF; encoded by the coding sequence ATGAAGCGGATCATTCCACTTCTTCTCATCATTATATTAACAACACCAATCGCAACGGCAGCACGCGTTGAAATGCCGAAACTCGATACGTCGCATTATTTTGTTCAAGATAATGCGCACGTATTAGATGAGTCGACAATTTCTGAGTTAAATGAACTAGGGTCCCATTTAGAAAAAGGTACCGGAGTAGAAATGTTACTGATGACGATGGACTCAACAGGGCAAGAGCATCGTCAAGACTTTGCACTACGTGCATTAAGAGAATATGGTGTAGGTAAAAAAGAAAGAGATAACGGTATCGTTATACTATTTAATAACGACAACGACAATGAATTTAATAACCGAGGAATCGATGTCCAAGTTGGATACGAAATTGAAGGGTATTTAAACGATGCAAAAATTGGTAAAATTATCGATGATTATGCACTTGAAGCGGCTAAAAAAGGCGACTATAATACAGCGCTTAAAAACTTATACACAAAACTCTATGAAGAAAGTCTAGAAGCATATGGCTACGATGAAACTACAGGTGAATTTACGAATGAGCAGCCTGAAAAGACATCGAATGACGATTCGTTTTACGATTTCTTATTCCGTACATTTGTCATTGTGTTTATTATTGTGTTATTGCTATACATTATAAGTAACAATGGTGGTGGCGGACCACCAAGAGGAAGACGCCAGCCGTCGTACCGACGTAGTGGCACTCCAATATTCTTCCCACAAAGTGGAAATGGAGGAGGATTCTCCGGTGGTAGCGGTGGATTTGGTGGCTTCGGAGGAGGAAGCGGCGGCGGTGGAGGTGCCGGTCGCGGATTCTAA
- a CDS encoding globin domain-containing protein: MLTNKEKELIKATVPLLKAYGSEITSTFYKRMFQEHDELLNMFNQTNQKFGDQPKALANTVLAAAEHIDDLEAIVPAVIGIGHKHRALNVKKEHYPIVGKYLLIGIKEVLGDAATDDIINAWAKYYNQIAQIFIEVEEKMYDEAAWDGFKPFTVKNKEYLTEDIVRFTVDNNEKLPEILPGQYITVKVKPIDYPYEALRHYSICSTHTENGLQFAVKREGQNDDAGVVSHYLFDELNSGDVIELSAPAGDFLLNDSDENLLFIAGGVGLTPIMSMVESAVENNKNIDLIISTHDESTLPFKEELESLEDKVNVTIRYTKDEGYLNESDIKGYDDYSIYISGSLGFNQAMINACGSNKYDMSKIHYEAFGPRMSLAL; this comes from the coding sequence ATGTTAACGAATAAAGAAAAAGAACTCATTAAAGCAACAGTTCCATTACTAAAAGCGTATGGTAGTGAAATTACAAGCACATTTTATAAACGTATGTTCCAAGAACATGATGAATTATTAAATATGTTTAACCAGACAAATCAAAAGTTTGGTGATCAACCCAAGGCACTTGCTAATACAGTGCTTGCAGCTGCTGAGCACATCGATGATTTAGAAGCAATTGTACCTGCAGTCATAGGGATTGGTCATAAGCACCGTGCATTAAATGTAAAAAAAGAACATTATCCTATCGTTGGTAAATATTTACTCATAGGTATTAAAGAAGTACTTGGTGACGCGGCAACTGATGATATTATTAATGCATGGGCTAAGTATTATAATCAAATTGCTCAAATATTTATTGAAGTAGAAGAAAAAATGTATGATGAGGCTGCATGGGACGGGTTTAAACCATTCACTGTAAAAAATAAAGAGTATCTAACGGAAGATATCGTTAGGTTTACAGTAGATAACAATGAGAAATTACCAGAGATTCTTCCAGGACAGTACATTACAGTCAAAGTAAAGCCAATCGATTATCCGTATGAAGCGTTAAGACACTATTCGATTTGTTCTACTCATACAGAAAATGGTTTACAATTTGCTGTTAAACGGGAAGGTCAAAATGATGATGCGGGCGTCGTTTCTCATTACTTATTTGATGAGTTAAATAGTGGAGATGTCATTGAACTTTCAGCACCAGCCGGAGACTTCTTATTAAATGATTCTGATGAAAACTTATTATTCATTGCCGGAGGAGTTGGTTTAACACCGATTATGTCTATGGTCGAAAGTGCGGTAGAAAATAATAAAAACATTGATCTAATCATTTCGACTCATGATGAATCTACATTGCCATTTAAAGAGGAACTAGAATCATTAGAAGATAAAGTGAATGTTACGATTAGATATACTAAAGACGAAGGTTATTTAAATGAGAGTGACATTAAAGGTTACGATGATTATTCAATTTATATATCAGGGTCATTAGGATTTAACCAGGCAATGATTAATGCTTGTGGATCCAATAAATATGATATGAGCAAAATTCATTACGAAGCGTTTGGACCAAGAATGAGCTTAGCATTATAG